In the Telopea speciosissima isolate NSW1024214 ecotype Mountain lineage chromosome 6, Tspe_v1, whole genome shotgun sequence genome, GGATGTGTGTGGCCCAACCCAgtcgttggatgcctcattggacaTTCATTGGGCAATGAACTCCAAGGGGAGGAGCCCAAGCCCATTCCAACAACCATGAGAAAAAagattttttctaaaaaataaaagggaaagaaagaaagacaaaggGATTCATAGTTTCATACTTCCCTTAAAATCTTTTAACCACGTCTCATTTGATGACCATGTCGATTAATTGTTCAGATGTTCACATATaagttaaataaataattttacaTCGGATGTGAATGACCCGATGGAAGATatataggtacttgggcactCTTTTTTTAATGGTTAATTTTTAATGATGAATTTTACTCTATAAAGTCCCTACAAGTGATATCAGAGTCGCATGAAAATTCTCCTCTGACCGAGAATTCTCGAGTTCGATCACAGGCTCTATGTCAGCACTCGCATGCATGAAGAGAAGTATTAAGACCAACACATGCAATAGTACACCTTGATAACTGAATTGGAccaccaaattaattaattacatgtGGCTAATCTCTAGGGAATCCCGCCTCTCAAACATGTGTATTGTTGTAGCAACACTAACAAATCACTCCCCCAATCAaacataagggtgtcaaaactaaATCAAAATGGTATATCAAAATCGAATTGAGCCCTTTACATTGGAATTGTGAAACTATTTAATAAATCGTTGATTGTGATTTTAACCATTTAAACTGATTAagttttgatttatatataaaataaataacaatttCATGAGCTCGTCCCACATTGACGAAattgtttatgctttttttttttttaatacaagactagatttatattaaataaaggACAAAGATTTCTACTTGGTCATGTTTCCTACGCTCTCTCACAGTGCACCATGAGATGACACCTCTGCCTCCTAGGTAGATACCTAGACGTGCTCACCCATTAGCCCAAACGCTTATATAGAGACTACgcgatcaagtagagatctcttgcccattataTAAatacttttgattctttttaaCTGAATAGGTTTTTGGTTGCGACTCAATTTTAATTTCTACCTTTGACACCATGAACcgaactaagggtgtcaaaatctaaACCGAATTGATGAATCTGACTCGGGCCCCCGATCCAAACCGAACCAAGGCCTTATCGATTCGACTTCGTTTTGCAGGTTAGAGCACCATTCCGTTTGGCTTGGTTTGGTCTAAACCGATGGGCCATGAATTGGCCCGaccaaccaaaccaaactgaatACTGAAACAAACCCTCGAACCTAAAAACACTACCTAATCCCTACCCAAAACCAATCTAAACTTGGttatgcaaccgaattgaaacTGAAAGCCTCAACCGAACCGagtcaaaaccaaaaaagtccTTATTagttcggtttcgatttcccTGACCCCTCTTCCATGAAAGATAGTTGTGTTTCACCCTGATCAAGTTTGATGCGGATGCGACACACCAAAATCGAAAATACCGAACCAAAACCTAACCgtccgattgacacccttaaaccgaaccatttaacacccttaaattCTTCTCGTGCATAGCCTATATAAAGAATGGCGAGATGGGCACTTgggttgtttgtttgttttgatcTTTAGTAAGCTTTTTGGGGTCACAAATCCTTACTTTGGCTTTCGGTTTTGCCTTTAGGTCCAAAAAAAGTATAAGAAAATTTGGAATCAGTTAAGAAAAGCTAAGAAGCTAGGATCCATATATGACATGAAAAGTCATTTCCGAGGCATTGGCTTTACTAAAGAACCAATTCCAAGGTAAAAATGCAAAGTGGCAATACATGCATGCGACCcattatattttcatttttggtctatAAATTTACCATACCATTCTCCCTTCATGCAAacatagagagaaagagagagagggagtgagATGGCAGGTGGTGGTTCTTCCTCTTCAATTAGCATTCTTCGTTTGTACTTGGCAACCCTAATGATCGCCGGAATCTTATTTTCCGGCGAGCAAGTAGTAGTAATAGTGAGGGCACAGGGTGGTGGATGTCAAGGTGATCTACAGGGACTAATGAAAGAATGCATGCAATTTGTTCAGAAGATTGGGTTAGTGAGGGATCCATCACCGAGCTGTTGTGATGTTGTGAAGAAGGCCGATTTCACTTGTGTCTGTGGTCCAATCCCTCCCTTGGTGCAGCAGTTAATTAGTAGCCAGAAGGTGGCCTATGTTACACATTACTGTGGCAACCCTATTCCTGCTGGAGTTAAATGTGGAAGTAAGTCATTAATTAagagataaatatatatatatatatatagatgccTTTTGAATGGATGTGATGAAACTATATATATTTACTCTAATCTTTAATTTGTTGTTTCTGTTTCAGCTTAATTAGACTGGTTTAAAGACATGAAGTTGAGAGAATGAGGGAGGAAGAATAAAGCCAAATCATGTGGCATAtcttataaaaataaatttaatcttTTATTACAACTTCTGATATTGTTGTATGGATCACTCATTTCCTACTTTTAGTTACTGATCTAAGAAATTAAATTTTCtgcttttgtactttttgggacacggatcctctactgccgagctgcccgatagaatcgtgctgcccagacatagGATTGCGTGCAATTACCGTCTTATGCCTTACCCTCACTCGAGCAAGgtatttgggcaggggtaaggcggacattgcacaCAGCCCCGTGTCAAGGCAGCACGGTCTTGTCCGGtagctcggtagtagaggatccaaattctaCTTTTTGATCTATTTgttggattcagatcttctacggcctcTATTGTAGCAGCCATCGTCCTGCCCTGCTTTCTGAGTAGGACACATGTCAAGCAATATATCTAACGACTActtttgaatttttcaaaatttcttttttaaaagcGGTTGAAAGAGGCAACCCAAGATGGACCGGTCAGACAAACCAAACCTGACCTGGCCCGGTTCAGTATGCAGTAACAAAACCCTAAGATTTTCAAAACCCAGCTCATCGTCTTCTTGCTCTCCTTTCTGTGGCT is a window encoding:
- the LOC122665189 gene encoding uncharacterized protein LOC122665189, which translates into the protein MIAGILFSGEQVVVIVRAQGGGCQGDLQGLMKECMQFVQKIGLVRDPSPSCCDVVKKADFTCVCGPIPPLVQQLISSQKVAYVTHYCGNPIPAGVKCGT